In Ischnura elegans chromosome 9, ioIscEleg1.1, whole genome shotgun sequence, the following proteins share a genomic window:
- the LOC124165467 gene encoding uncharacterized protein LOC124165467, which yields MIIIHRAIYLYIFLRITDVATQQPENGSGRIAYSKHAVPSFHPRIDRTSAFPGLGTGDVTERGATYWLARPTDDTRSISGLSEEAGTPPNFEAAPAATAATRYEYPVSYSYSSQDAKGHGLTVRSFKPPPYPYLPYEDTYGSKDKDFTTQDSGETGETWREMWDDVIWAIPAYLNQPTMNPKISSDIFPMINKLYFPKNDAVKDGETPPRLLNNDAKNIDREEGRPNRHSDSTEPNGSSFSWKSLPHLSKVDIRSRGNSQDASQKQYRAIQGLQRYLGAKTSNELTEDYTLNPSKSKWKSGNTYFSKDGGLPSDDIGGAEGLISHDYPSADIRQAQIREKPRTLSEYKGGMGPKDIWDKYVKPHVYADGVFSTDNTKTTRVEGRNYPVMTDDTSDIMKKEMPSVEELEEKAAKILSQIDTYKDEFLKRMEGYFKSSNILPSSKSFMEKKRQLFPTQKHTTRAPMPHQIKPILGTLSGTTPTYEFPVLQNYKKQTSKLISGHTPASVIMAPRERYTDDYTAGTRIFWPALVNSPLQFTSKFSKALMDYLQQVSMFSGKLPMVLRNSIPVTNREVEMTFGPDFSKLPPGTVETIEGGAGGTPGKHEGGGFKIKIHKS from the exons atgataataattcacCGAGCAATATACCTGTATATCTTCTTGAGAATCACAGATGTCGCAACGCAGCAACCTGAAAACG GGAGCGGGAGGATTGCATATTCCAAACACGCCGTCCCCAGCTTCCACCCAAGAATCGACCGTACGTCGGCTTTCCCGGGATTAGGAACTGGTGACGTCACGGAAAGAGGAGCTACATACTGGCTGGCGCGCCCCACCGACGATACCCGCTCCATCTCTGGACTATCGGAGGAAGCTGGAACACCACCAAATTTTGAAGCCGCGCCAGCTGCCACCGCTGCGACTCGATACGAATATCCTGTATCATATAGTTATTCATCGCAAGATGCTAAAGGCCATGGTTTAACGGTACGCAGTTTCAAACCACCACCTTATCCATATTTACCTTATGAGGACACTTATGGTTCGAAAGACAAGGATTTCACAACTCAAGACTCTGGAGAAACGGGCGAAACATGGAGAGAAATGTGGGATGACGTGATCTGGGCTATACCTGCTTATTTAAACCAGCCCACAATGAATCCAAAGATCTCTTCAGACATCTTTCCCATGATAAATAAACTCTATTTTCCAAAAAACGATGCCGTAAAGGATGGGGAAACGCCGCCAAGACTCTTGAATAACGATGCCAAAAATATCGATCGAGAGGAGGGGAGACCAAATAGGCATAGTGATTCCACCGAGCCAAACGGAAGTTCTTTCAGTTGGAAATCGTTACCGCACCTATCCAAAGTGGACATACGATCTCGAGGTAATAGCCAAGATGCCTCTCAAAAGCAGTACAGAGCAATACAAGGATTGCAAAGATATCTAGGCGCAAAGACGAGTAATGAACTAACTGAAGACTACACGTTGAACCCCTCGAAGAGCAAATGGAAATCAGGAAATACATACTTCAGCAAAGATGGAGGACTGCCTTCTGACGATATTGGCGGAGCCGAAGGACTCATTTCTCACGACTATCCTTCTGCTGACATTCGCCAAGCACAGATAAGGGAAAAGCCGAGGACTTTGAGTGAATATAAGGGGGGAATGGGACCAAAAGATATTTGGGACAAATACGTTAAGCCGCATGTGTATGCCGATGGTGTTTTCAGCACTGACAACACAAAAACTACACGCGTGGAAGGCAGGAACTACCCGGTGATGACAGATGACACTAGTGACATCATGAAGAAAGAAATGCCGTCAGTTGAGGAACTAGAAGAAAAAGCCGCGAAAATACTCTCTCAAATAGATACATACAAAGACGAATTTCTAAAAAGAATGGAAGGCTATTTTAAGTCGTCAAATAtccttccttcatcaaagagctTCATGGAAAAGAAACGGCAACTATTCCCAACCCAAAAACACACTACCAGGGCTCCAATGCCGCATCAAATTAAACCAATTCTGGGAACTTTGAGTGGTACAACCCCAACGTACGAGTTTCCGgttttacaaaattacaaaaaacagACATCAAAACTAATCTCAGGACATACCCCGGCTTCTGTAATTATGGCCCCAAGAGAAAGATACACGGATGATTACACTGCGGGAACCAGAATCTTCTGGCCGGCATTGGTCAATTCACCGCTTCAATTCACATCAAAGTTTTCGAAAGCCCTAATGGATTATCTCCAGCAAGTGTCAATGTTTTCGGGAAAACTTCCCATGGTGCTTAGAAATTCTATTCCAGTGACCAACCGCGAAGTAGAAATGACTTTCGGCCCTGACTTTTCGAAACTACCCCCAGGAACTGTGGAAACAATTGAAGGAGGTGCAGGCGGTACTCCAGGTAAACACGAAGGTGGTGGATTCAAGATCAAGATTCACAAATCCTAA